Proteins from a genomic interval of Zingiber officinale cultivar Zhangliang chromosome 1B, Zo_v1.1, whole genome shotgun sequence:
- the LOC121988578 gene encoding probable receptor-like protein kinase At1g30570 codes for MKFNVLFLAFLASLTLFEASVEALSKPLFINCGSNSSITVDGRRWTGDSIPGQNFTLSSVGVAAAASTISEDLAIYGSLYQTARIFNTSASFNFAVVPGNYFIRLHYCPFNFGNFIASGSSFDLLANNLKLLSKFNAPGEIDWKNAISNSSISTLVREFSLSVNLTELRIEFIPEPGSFAFVNALEVIPVVDKLFPSSSGMETMYRLNVGGREIEPSEDRALWRNWNSDEHFMFSVNAAHSISNTSSVTYSSVNDTDVFAPLLVYETARTMTDNQVVERRFNVSRRFPVDPNFDYLIRLHFSELVYDKPNQRIFRIYINNKTAAENFDVFVRAGGKNKAYHKDYVTAISPKVDSLWLQLGPDSLASGSGGDALLNGVEIFKLSRNGILAHSHQRIRATQSSRVAQKPSQKTLWAAVAAAAFAFGLMVVGLSVYVGLLHRRNKTPPEKKNPESKKNAVTMKTSFSSKNKNRVGRRFTMADIKIATRNFDESLVIGTGGFGKVYRGEIDEGVTVAIKRADKQSEQGVREFETEIEMLSKLRHRHLVSMIGFCDEQGEMVLVYEYMANGTLRSHLVGGDRPSLTWRQRLGTCIGAARGLHYLHTGSERGIIHRDVKSTNILLDEDFVAKVADFGLSRDGPAVDQTHVSTAVKGSFGYLDPEYFRRLQLTEKSDLFSFGVVLLEVVCARPVIDTTLPNGQINLAEWALRQRPVERIVDPRLKEEGYSPESVEKFVEIAEKCLADEGKNRPTMGEVLWQLENVLRLYEAHVQSGVEANYCGGDWSRSLEEKSGRKR; via the coding sequence ATGAAATTCAATGTCCTGTTTCTTGCGTTCCTTGCATCTCTGACTCTGTTTGAAGCATCCGTCGAAGCTCTGTCGAAACCTCTTTTCATCAACTGTGGCAGCAATTCCAGCATCACGGTAGATGGTAGACGGTGGACTGGTGACTCGATTCCTGGCCAAAACTTCACGTTATCATCCGTTGGAGTCgctgctgctgcttcaacgaTCTCTGAAGATCTCGCGATCTATGGATCACTCTATCAAACTGCGCGGATCTTTAACACCTCGGCGAGCTTCAACTTCGCAGTGGTTCCGGGGAACTACTTCATCAGGCTCCACTACTGCCCCTTCAATTTTGGCAACTTCATCGCCAGCGGTTCCTCCTTCGATTTGCTCGCCAACAATCTCAAGCTGCTCTCCAAGTTCAACGCGCCCGGCGAGATAGATTGGAAGAACGCGATCAGCAACTCGAGCATCAGTACTCTCGTCAGGGAGTTCTCCCTCAGCGTCAACCTCACCGAGCTCAGGATCGAGTTCATCCCCGAACCCGGTTCTTTCGCCTTCGTCAACGCCCTCGAGGTGATTCCGGTCGTCGACAAGCTGTTCCCTTCGAGCTCGGGGATGGAGACCATGTACAGGTTAAATGTCGGCGGGCGAGAAATCGAGCCGAGCGAAGACCGAGCCCTATGGAGGAACTGGAACTCCGACGAACACTTCATGTTCTCTGTCAACGCAGCGCACAGCATCAGTAACACTTCCAGTGTGACTTACTCGTCCGTCAACGACACCGACGTCTTCGCGCCGTTACTGGTCTACGAGACGGCGAGGACGATGACGGACAACCAAGTAGTGGAGAGGAGATTCAACGTGTCGAGGAGGTTCCCCGTGGATCCCAACTTCGATTACCTAATCCGGTTGCATTTCTCCGAGCTTGTCTACGACAAGCCGAACCAGAGGATTTTTAGGATTTATATTAACAACAAGACTGCAGCGGAGAACTTTGATGTGTTCGTTCGAGCAGGCGGGAAGAACAAGGCCTACCACAAGGACTACGTGACGGCGATCTCGCCGAAGGTGGACTCGCTTTGGCTCCAGTTGGGACCCGATTCGCTGGCGAGCGGATCGGGCGGCGACGCCCTCCTCAACGGCGTCGAGATCTTTAAGCTGAGTAGGAACGGGATTCTGGCTCACTCTCACCAGCGAATCAGAGCAACTCAGAGCAGCAGAGTCGCTCAAAAGCCGTCGCAAAAGACTTTATGGGCAGCCGTCGCCGCCGCTGCCTTCGCTTTCGGACTAATGGTGGTCGGTTTGTCGGTTTATGTTGGTTTATTACATCGCCGGAATAAAACGCCACCGGAGAAGAAGAATCCTGAAAGCAAAAAAAATGCGGTGACAATGAAGACTTCGTTCAGCTCGAAGAATAAGAACAGGGTTGGGAGAAGATTCACCATGGCGGATATTAAAATTGCGACCAGGAACTTCGACGAGTCGTTGGTCATTGGAACAGGGGGCTTCGGTAAAGTTTACAGAGGAGAGATCGACGAGGGGGTTACAGTGGCAATCAAGCGAGCCGACAAACAATCAGAGCAGGGAGTGAGAGAGTTCGAGACGGAGATCGAGATGCTGTCGAAGCTCCGGCACCGGCACTTGGTATCCATGATCGGATTCTGCGACGAGCAAGGGGAGATGGTGCTGGTGTACGAGTACATGGCGAATGGCACGCTGCGGAGCCACCTCGTGGGCGGCGACCGGCCGTCGCTGACGTGGCGGCAACGCCTGGGAACGTGCATCGGCGCTGCGCGCGGACTGCACTACCTCCACACGGGGTCGGAGCGGGGGATCATCCACCGCGACGTGAAGAGCACCAACATATTGCTGGATGAGGACTTTGTGGCTAAGGTGGCAGACTTCGGGCTGTCAAGGGACGGGCCGGCGGTGGACCAAACCCACGTTAGCACGGCGGTGAAGGGGAGCTTCGGGTACCTTGACCCTGAGTACTTCCGGCGACTGCAACTGACGGAGAAATCGGACTTGTTCTCGTTCGGAGTGGTGCTGCTGGAGGTGGTGTGCGCGCGGCCGGTGATCGACACGACCCTGCCGAATGGGCAGATCAATCTGGCTGAATGGGCACTGCGGCAGCGGCCGGTGGAGCGGATCGTGGACCCGCGGCTAAAGGAGGAGGGGTACTCGCCGGAGTCAGTGGAGAAGTTTGTGGAGATCGCCGAGAAATGCCTCGCCGACGAGGGGAAGAATCGACCGACGATGGGAGAGGTGTTGTGGCAGCTGGAGAACGTGCTACGGCTGTACGAGGCACACGTGCAGAGTGGTGTCGAGGCGAACTATTGCGGTGGTGATTGGTCACGTAGTCTCGAGGAGAAGAGCGGTAGGAAAAGATGA